The window AGGCGGAAGAGGGGAAGCGCCACAAGCTCCACCTGGTCAAAGACGATGTAGCGGCGGAGGCGCCTTTCCAGGCCCTCGAGGCTCCCCCAAGGGGCGAGGAGGAAGCCCTCGGGGTGGGGAAAGAGGGTCGCCGCCTCCTCAATCTGGCCCTTGTGGTTGAGGAAGAGGACCCCGGAAGGGCCCGAAAGCCGCCGCAGGTCCCGGGTGCCCTGCCCCTGGAGGAAGGAAAAAGCGTCAGGGCCCCGGAGGAGGAGCACCCCGGGGAAGGCGAAGAAGCCTTCGCCGGAAAGGGCTTGGGCCAAAAGCCGCTCCATCCTCCCCATTATTGACCAAAGGGTCACCCAGGGGAGAGAATGCGGTCCGTGCGCTTTCTCGCCGGCTCCTTCCTCGCCCTCTTCCTCGTGGGGGTGATCGTGGCCCTCCCCGGGGCGGCCCTGCCCTACTGGCGGGAGCGGTACGGGACGGAAGAGGGGGCCTCCCTCTACTTCGCCGCCCTCCTCCTCGGCCTCCTCCTCGGGGTGCGCCTGGGGCAGCAGGAGAGGCGCCACCCCCTCCTTCCCCTGGCCCTGGGCCTGGTGGGCCTCGCCTTCCTCGGCCTTCCTTTCGCGCCCTCCTACGCCTGGATGGCGCTCCTGGCCTTCCTCCTCGGCCTGGGGGAGGGGGTGATGAACGTCCACGGGAACAGCCTCGTGGGGGAGCTTTACCCGGAAAGGCGGGTGGAGCTTTTGAACCGGGTCAACGTGGCCTTCGGCCTGGGGGCGGTCCTCACCCCCTTGGCCTTGGGCTCGCTCCCCTACGCCGCCTTTCTGGCCCTGGCGGGCCTTCTCGCCTTCGTCACAAGCGCCCTCGTCCTCGGGGCGCCTCCGGCGGAAAAGCCTAAGGAAAGGCCCCGGGGGGCCCTCTGGCCCTTCCTCCTCGCCGTGGGGCTCTACACGGGCCTCGAGGGGGCCCTGGCCACCTGGAACCGGGTCTGGCTGGAGGCCCTGGGCCACGCCACGGCCCTAGGCGGCCTCCTCCTCACCCTCTACTGGCTCTTCCTCGCCTTGGGCAGGCTCCTCCTCGCAGGAAGAGTGGCCAAGGACCCCTTGAGGGCCCTCCGGGGGCTTCTCCTCGGGGTGATGGGCCTCCTCCTCTTAAACTTCCTCCCCCAGACCGCCCTCCTCTTCCCCCTCGCGGGCTTCCTCCTCGGCCCCCTCTTCTCCACCCTCTTCGCCCTGGTCCAGGCCCGCTTCGGCCACCGGGCCCTGGGCGGGCTCATGTACGCCGGGGCGGCGGGGAGCACCCTGATCCCCGGGCTTTTCGCCCTCCTGCCCGACCGGGGGATCCCCTTGGGGCTCTTCGCCCTAAGCCTCGCCCTCTACCTCCTCCTCCGGGGCGCGGAGCGGGAGGTGGTCCGTGCTTAAGGCGGTCCTCTTTGACCTGGACGGCACCCTGGCCGACACCGACCCCCTGCACCTCCTCGCCTGGCGGGAGGT of the Thermus thermophilus HB8 genome contains:
- a CDS encoding MFS transporter yields the protein MRSVRFLAGSFLALFLVGVIVALPGAALPYWRERYGTEEGASLYFAALLLGLLLGVRLGQQERRHPLLPLALGLVGLAFLGLPFAPSYAWMALLAFLLGLGEGVMNVHGNSLVGELYPERRVELLNRVNVAFGLGAVLTPLALGSLPYAAFLALAGLLAFVTSALVLGAPPAEKPKERPRGALWPFLLAVGLYTGLEGALATWNRVWLEALGHATALGGLLLTLYWLFLALGRLLLAGRVAKDPLRALRGLLLGVMGLLLLNFLPQTALLFPLAGFLLGPLFSTLFALVQARFGHRALGGLMYAGAAGSTLIPGLFALLPDRGIPLGLFALSLALYLLLRGAEREVVRA